Within the Kribbella aluminosa genome, the region CGCTGGCCGAGGCGCTCGCGACCAGCGTCAAGCCGAGCAGCGGGCGGAAGACCGTGCGGCAGGGGTTCCTCGTGGGGGTGACCAACGCCAAGACCGCGGTGTTCTTCGCGGCCGTGCTGCCACAGTTCGTCGACAAGGGCGCGAGCAGCCCGGCCTGGGCGCAGATCCTGATCCTCGGCGCGATCTTCGTCCTGATCGCGCTCTGCTCGGACAGCATCTGGGCGTTCGTGGCCGGGACGGCGCGGGAGTGGTTCGCCCGCTCCCCGCGCCGCCTCGAACTCGTCGGCGGCACCGGCGGCCTGATGATCATCGGCCTCGGCGCCAGCATCGCGGTGACCGGCACTAAGGACTAGGTGGTGTCTGGCAATTCCGCGCCGTAGCGAGGAGGTGCTCGGTGCGGTAGCTCGGCGCGCGGGGGCGAAGGTCTCGATGCGGAGCATCGTGGCCTTTGCACCCGTGCGGCGAGGTGCCGTGCCGAGTGCCCCGCAGTAGGCGGGGAATTGCCAGACACCACCTAGGTACGACGTCCTGCCGGTACGCCGAGCAGGGCCAATGCTG harbors:
- a CDS encoding LysE family translocator; translated protein: MPSAHHLIAFAITAFIIIVVPGPSVLFIVGRALAVGRREAVLTMVGNTLGAAVMLVLIAAGLGTLIAASAIALTAVKLGGAAYLIYLGVHAFRSRKSLAEALATSVKPSSGRKTVRQGFLVGVTNAKTAVFFAAVLPQFVDKGASSPAWAQILILGAIFVLIALCSDSIWAFVAGTAREWFARSPRRLELVGGTGGLMIIGLGASIAVTGTKD